The following proteins are co-located in the Pochonia chlamydosporia 170 chromosome 6, whole genome shotgun sequence genome:
- a CDS encoding AP-3 complex subunit delta (similar to Neosartorya fischeri NRRL 181 XP_001261286.1), producing the protein MPVPAIHPVVVSLVVRDERKADYVLNRFEKSLYDLIRGLRNHKGNEKEYIQKTLKECRAEVRSQDMDVKATALLKLVYLEMVGYDMSWASFHVLEVMSSPKYHQKRVGYLGAVQSFRPDTEVLMLATNLLKKDLGSSTQTVISLPIATLPHVITPSLALSTLADLLPRLGHSHSNIRKKTLVTLYRLALVYPETLRAAWPKIKERLMDPNEDPSVTAAIVNVVCELGWRRPHDFLPLAPRLFELLVDGGNNWMAIKLIKLFATLTPLEPRLVRKLLPPLTNIIATTPAMSLLYECINGIIQGGILGSTDDPADTDEIATLCVNKLRGMVMINGDPNLKYVALLAFNKIVVTHPHLVAQQEDVILECIDSPDITIRIQALDLVQGMVNGDNLIPVVSRLMKQLKSSAPVEERNVSGALSLDPSSDSDDEAQIAINEPAKAESQAAPLPEDYRLDVIGRILFMCSKDNYSNVLDFDWYIDVLTQLVRMAPVPRQFDPENMSAPSRSSTDISGRIGDELRNVAVKVRAMRSTAVRAGFTILAQLNADTPAGHKVTSGALNSVTWLLGEYAVLLQDPDGTMNSLLQLVPRAARPEVCATALLAIAKILATIAGDETQPWTAERKSRISLLMARILHVADPLALHPNLEVQERAVEFVELLKLTAEAAAGQPASTDEAPQDPPLLLTQAIPSLFKGSELNSVAQGAQHNVPMPDGLDLDEPIHSNLTHLLSTADLVTLDTDESDEFEVYYNQRPAPTAVSSSAPAITRLSDPTDEMVGSYQQPSEESYLDADIIARRKAERLERNKDDPFYIPSNDTPRASTPIHNILQNSNGPDLDIDSIPIMKLDLDSVTRPAVQQAPRPQPKPRQKIVIASDETLGGGDGGSTRQYDSENNSDNVGKAKSKKSKHSLLQVDSSHIGSFSLEGAPANGFEYEQQQREEAEMQQAMKEVERLRLEMQRANERIQVAQGVNAEGTVVKKKKKKVVKKTGEEEVGPDGEVVKPKKKKKKVKPEQEQEQLLSLETEGVGTPSVGESGSVADTAVTGGSSVMTDDVVLPRKKKTVKKKKKMAEIEDLS; encoded by the exons ATGCCAGTCCCGGCCATTCATCCTGTCGTGGTGTCTTTAGTCGTTCGAGACGAAAGAAAAGCTGATTATGTTCTGAACAGGTTCGAAAAATCGCTTTACGACCTCATCAGGGGCCTTCGAAACCACAAGGGCAATGAGAAGGAATATATCCAAAAGACGTTGAAAGAATGCAGGGCCGAAGTTCGCAGCCAAGATATGG ACGTCAAGGCGACGGCCCTCCTGAAGCTTGTCTATCTCGAGATGGTGGGCTACGACATGTCCTGGGCGTCATTCCATGTTTTAGAGGTCATGTCGTCTCCGAAATATCATCAGAAAAGAGTGGGATATTTGGGTGCGGTACAGAGCTTTAGGCCAGACACTGAGGTTCTCATGCTGGCCAccaacttgttgaagaag GACCTTGGGTCTTCTACTCAAACTGTGATTTCTCTACCCATTGCTACGCTCCCACACGTCATTACGCCATCTCTAGCTCTCTCGACACTCGCAGATCTCCTCCCTCGACTCGGGCACAGTCACTCCAATATTCGAAAGAAAACGCTGGTAACACTCTATCGACTGGCACTTGTGTACCCAGAGACTCTTCGTGCAGCATGGCCCAAGATAAAGGAACGCTTGATGGACCCTAATGAGGACCCAAGTGTGACGGCAGCTATTGTAAATGTGGTGTGCGAATTGGGATGGCGAAGACCGCATGATTTCCTTCCCCTTGCACCTCGATTATTTGAGCtccttgttgatggaggTAATAACTGGATggccatcaagctcatcaaacTG TTTGCCACTCTTACACCCCTCGAACCTCGTCTGGTGCgaaagctgctgccgcccCTGACCAACATAATAGCAACCACACCCGCCATGTCACTATTGTACGAGTGTATAAACGGTATTATTCAAGGTGGCATCCTAGGAAGTACAGATGATCCTGCAGACACGGATGAGATTGCAACACTCTGCGTCAACAAGCTGCgaggcatggtgatgattAATGGCGATCCAAACC TCAAATATGTTGCACTGCTGGCTTTCAACAAAATTGTTGTCACGCATCCACATCTTGTGGCACAGCAGGAAGACGTCATTCTGGAATGTATTGACAGTCCGGATATCACCATCAGGATCCAGGCACTAGATCTGGTTCAAGGAATGGTCAATGGCGACAACCTCATTCCGGTTGTGAGCCGGCTAATGAAGCAGCTCAAATCTTCAGCACCCGTAGAAGAAAGGAACGTATCAGGAGCCCTGTCACTAGATCCCAGCTCTGATTCTGATGACGAAGCCCAAATTGCGATTAACGAGCCTGCAAAGGCAGAAAGCCAAGCAGCACCACTACCTGAAGATTACAGACTCGACGTCATCGGGAGGATACTATTCATGTGCTCAAAGGACAACTACTCCAACGTACTAGATTTTGACTGGTACATCGACGTGCTGACACAACTTGTTCGCATGGCGCCAGTTCCGAGACAGTTTGATCCCGAGAATATGTCCGCCCCATCGCGATCGTCCACAGATATCTCAGGTAGAATAGGAGATGAATTGCGAAACGTCGCGGTCAAGGTTCGAGCCATGAGATCTACGGCAGTGCGAGCCGGATTCACGATTCTAGCGCAACTTAACGCAGACACTCCTGCTGGCCACAAAGTGACATCTGGGGCGTTAAATTCAGTAACCTGGCTCTTGGGAGAATATGCCGTTCTACTTCAAGATCCAGATGGAACAATGAATAGCTTGCTGCAGCTGGTACCTCGTGCTGCAAGACCCGAGGTCTGCGCTACCGCGCTTCTTGCGATTGCCAAGATATTGGCCACAATAGCTGGTGATGAAACACAACCGTGGACGGCTGAGCGGAAGTCTAGGATATCGCTTCTGATGGCCAGGATCCTTCATGTGGCGGATCCCTTGGCATTACATCCAAACCTTGAGGTGCAAGAGCGAGCTGTTGAGTTTGTGGAGCTACTGAAGCTTACGGCAGAGGCTGCTGCAGGGCAGCCTGCATCAACAGATGAGGCTCCCCAAGaccctcctctccttctcacACAGGCAATCCCCTCGCTATTCAAGGGCTCAGAGCTCAACTCCGTTGCCCAAGGAGCGCAACACAATGTACCAATGCCCGATGGATTGGACCTTGACGAACCAATCCACTCCAATCTCACACATCTATTGTCGACAGCAGACTTGGTAACTCTGGATACGGATGAATCAGATGAATTTGAAGTATACTACAACCAGCGACCAGCTCCCACGGCTGTCTCCTCATCGGCTCCTGCGATTACTAGGCTCTCAGACCCGACGGACGAAATGGTTGGGTCATATCAACAGCCAAGTGAAGAGAGCTATCTTGACGCAGATATTATTGCAAGACGCAAGGCAGAACGTCTTGAACGCAACAAGGATGATCCATTCTACATACCCAGTAACGACACCCCACGAGCATCGACCCCAATTCACAATATCCTTCAGAATAGCAACGGACCAGATCTTGATATTGACTCCATACCCATCATGAAACTCGACCTCGATAGCGTGACGAGACCCGCTGTCCAACAAGCACCCAGACCGCAACCGAAGCCACGACAAAAGATCGTGATTGCTAGCGACGAGACTcttggaggcggtgatggtggcagtACCCGGCAGTACGACTCAGAGAACAACTCTGATAACGTTGGCAAGGCGAAGAGCAAAAAGTCCAAGCATTCCTTGCTACAAGTAGACTCGAGTCACATTGGCTCATTTAGTCTTGAAGGCGCACCGGCCAATGGGTTCGAAtacgagcagcagcaacgcGAAGAAGCAGAGATGCAACAAGCCATGAAGGAAGTGGAACGGCTACGGCTGGAAATGCAGCGTGCCAACGAACGCATCCAGGTTGCCCAGGGGGTCAATGCCGAAGGTACCGTTgtcaaaaagaagaagaagaaggtggtAAAGAAGacgggagaagaggaagtAGGCCCAGACGGCGAAGTTGTaaagccgaagaagaagaagaagaaggtcaagcCGGagcaggaacaggaacagcTCCTCAGCCTAGAGACGGAGGGAGTGGGAACGCCTTCGGTGGGGGAGTCTGGTTCAGTGGCTGATACGGCTGTGACGGGTGGAAGTAGTGTAATGACTGATGATGTGGTCTTgcccaggaagaagaagactgttaagaagaagaagaagatggcagaGATTGAGGACTTGAGTTAA
- a CDS encoding cyclase/dehydrase family protein (similar to Metarhizium acridum CQMa 102 XP_007808764.1), protein MSVRTATRPLPLRATSLLRPSSTPIYSERRSFFSFPGTPGADTQTITATRTLPYTQQSLYKLVADVDSYSSFVPYCAHSRVTQWSQPDENGQKWPTLADLHVGWGGFNEVFTSRLRCVPGVSVEAVSGDPASANAQAASAVFKSLVTRWHLQPIRREPSSPSTEVHLTIKYQFANPLYAAVSAAVSDKVAGLMINAFEKRALEELGHISRPQTNTQQHTY, encoded by the coding sequence ATGTCTGTCCGAACCGCAACTCGCCCGTTACCGTTAAGGGCGACAAGTCTCCTCCGtccttcctcaacaccaatctACTCGGAGCGTCGTTCGTTCTTCAGCTTCCCAGGTACACCCGGCGCCGACACCCAAACCATCACAGCCACCCGAACCCTCCCATATACGCAACAATCTCTATACAAACTCGTCGCCGACGTCGACTCCTACTCCTCCTTTGTGCCGTACTGCGCCCACTCTCGCGTAACCCAATGGTCACAGCCGGACGAGAATGGCCAGAAGTGGCCAACCCTTGCTGATCTGCACGTTGGCTGGGGCGGCTTCAACGAAGTCTTTACCAGTCGGCTGCGTTGTGTGCCTGGCGTGTCAGTAGAGGCTGTCAGCGGCGACCCTGCTTCCGCAAACGCCCAAGCAGCTTCGGCTGTCTTCAAGAGTCTCGTTACGAGATGGCATCTGCAACCAATCCGCCGGGAACCCTCCTCGCCTTCAACCGAGGTCCACCTGACTATCAAGTATCAGTTTGCCAATCCTCTGTATGCTGCAGTCAGCGCCGCTGTTTCGGATAAAGTAGCCGGTCTCATGATAAACGCTTTCGAAAAGAGGGCGCTAGAAGAGCTTGGCCACATATCCAGGCCGCAAACCAACACCCAGCAACACACCTACTAG
- a CDS encoding kinetoplast-associated protein KAP (similar to Metarhizium acridum CQMa 102 XP_007808765.1): MPLVRRQNIVYHQGGESSRSTSYHSEEESTQHDAEYSVADDEEEWYDEDEDEDDEDGLHPSDSASASNEFPPSRPRAAARTPRRHRVTRPPVQDYPPVPSHAPIPPPSVDPTEDFGHYGHGYHHAPRGGYYGGRGQHPGYQQQQGPYMGGYPGGNQMVPYGGYGPNPFTPMSNSSSGASYFGGEPRHMYDMMPYQQPAYFPGPQYNLPAHLQQFHLAPPPPPATEAPAQPPTPAAKEPPPDLEKIKLEAQVAAFKAQEEKAKAAEEQREREAQIRKEAEDAFQRRMEDMRKAQEEAQKEIARARAEAEQKARERIEAERKAEEERQKAHAEAMKRAEENARIKFENELKAAEAQRKKEAEDRARAEEAAKARVEAAIKAEAAAKAAAEQKVAEEAERLKLAQEEAKRKAEIETLKRIDEENEKAKKAAEAAAAAKAEQEALKKRIEEEAKASFQADLKKNEKAPIRFKDAVGRKFSFPFHLCATWQGMEELIKQAFQQVDVLGPHVQQGRYDLTGPNGEIILPTVWDKVVQPDWNITMTMWPMEQRPQVPKIPGIIPGMARRHGPGPIPVPPMVPPSQRRPGMPAGAGVVPPPGWPTGRRGPIPAGVDVVDVAPGPGASRSSKHHKSKRDPLLGFLAGKPTKKKK, from the exons ATGCC GCTCGTCAGACGACAAAATATTGTCTACCACCAGGGCGGCGAGAGTTCTCGCTCTACTTCTTATCACAGCGAGGAGGAATCCACTCAACACGACGCCGAATACTCGGTAgccgacgacgaggaagagtggtacgacgaggacgaggacgaagacgacgaagacggtCTTCATCCTTCTGATTCAGCTTCAGCTAGTAACGAGTTCCCGCCTTCGCGCCCCCGCGCCGCTGCTAGAACACCGCGCCGCCACCGAGTAACTCGACCACCTGTTCAAGACTATCCTCCGGTGCCCTCGCACGCACCGATACCTCCGCCCAGCGTGGATCCAACAGAGGATTTCGGCCATTACGGCCATGGCTATCACCACGCTCCCCGTGGTGGTTACTACGGCGGACGCGGCCAACACCCCGGctaccagcaacagcagggCCCTTATATGGGCGGATATCCAGGCGGAAACCAAATGGTTCCATACGGTGGCTATGGCCCGAATCCATTCACGCCTATGAGCAACAGCTCTAGTGGTGCCAGTTACTTTGGGGGTGAACCAAGACACATGTACGACATGATGCCGTATCAACAACCGGCATATTTTCCTGGACCGCAGTATAACTTGCCTGCCCATCTTCAACAATTCCATCTGGCCCCTCCGCCACCTCCGGCCACAGAGGCTCCTGCACAACCACCGACGCCTGCAGCCAAGGAGCCGCCTCCGGACCTGGAAAAGATAAAACTTGAGGCACAAGTCGCTGCATTCAAAGCTCAAGAGGAGAAAGCAAAGGCAGCTGAAGAACAGCGAGAACGCGAGGCTCAGATTCGCAAGGAGGCTGAAGATGCATTCCAACGGCGGATGGAGGATATGAGAAAGGCGCAAGAGGAAGCTCAGAAGGAGATTGCGCGTGCCAGAGCAGAGGCGGAGCAGAAAGCACGGGAAAGAATTGAAGCCGAGCGGAAGGCTGAGGAAGAACGGCAGAAAGCACATGCCGAGGCAATGAAGAGAGCTGAGGAGAATGCAAGAATCAAATTCGAAAATGAGCTCAAAGCCGCCGAAGCTcaaagaaagaaggaagcAGAGGACCGTGCTAGGGCCGAGGAGGCCGCCAAGGCTCGCGTTGAGGCTGCTATCAAGGCTGAGGCTGCAGCGAAAGCAGCCGCAGAGCAGAAGGTcgctgaagaagcagagagacTCAAGTTGGCGCAAGAAGAGGCGAAGCGCAAGGCAGAAATTGAGACTCTGAAGAGAATCGACGAAGAGAAcgagaaggcaaagaaagcCGCGGAGGCTGCAGCCGCTGCCAAGGCAGAGCAAGAGGCTCTGAAGAAACGcattgaagaggaagcaaaGGCAAGCTTTCAAGCTGATTTGAAGAAGAACGAGAAAGCTCCAATCAGGTTCAAAGACGCAGTTGGTAGGAAGTTTAGCTTCCCCTTTCATCTCTGCGCCACATGGCAG GGCATGGAAGAACTTATCAAGCAAGCCTTTCAGCAAGTTGATGTGCTTGGGCCTCATGTCCAACAAGGCCGTTATGATCTGACCGGCCCGAATGGAGAAATAATTCTACCTACCGTTTGGGACAAGGTcgttcaaccagactggaatATCACGATGACTATGTGGCCAATGGAACAAAGACCCCAAGTACCAAAGATTCCAGGGATTATCCCGGGCATGGCCAGACGACATGGCCCCGGACCAATTCCGGTACCACCCATGGTGCCTCCCTCACAGCGGCGTCCAGGCATGCCGGCTGGTGCTGGGGTAGTACCACCACCTGGTTGGCCGACCGGCCGACGTGGCCCTATACCAGCGggagttgatgttgtggatgttgcaCCAGGGCCGGGAGCATCCAGGTCTTCGAAACATCACAAGTCGAAACGAGATCCATTGCTCGGATTTTTGGCCGGCAAACCAACCAAAAAGAA GAAATGA